A window of Aquitalea denitrificans contains these coding sequences:
- the speA gene encoding arginine decarboxylase, producing the protein MAWTVADSRSLYGIRHWGAGYFDVGDNGCIQVQPNVRQATRIDLLELSRQLGAKGLDLPLLVRFPDILQDRVTRLCRAFDNAIATQNYGNRYTAIYPIKVNQQEAVVKSIIATRDVSIGLEAGSKPELMAVLALAPKGGTIICNGYKDREFVRLALIGQKLGHQVFIVIEKESEVDLAIEESQKLGVRPMLGMRVRLSSLASSKWADTGGDKGKFGLSAAQLISATDKLAAAGMSDCVRLMHFHMGSQIANIGDYRAGFREAVRYFAELRALGLPIDHVDVGGGLGVDYDGTHSRNASSINYDMDEYAQVIVSMLAEFCDENGIPHPRILSESGRAMTAHHAVLIMNVTDVERLPESVPEVEDLSVLAKPVRKLFELMELTDEEMVTEIYYRASHYASDVSDLYSAGRISLKEKAMAEDVHATLCRRLHRQLQASQRSQRQVYDELTDKLADKYFCNFSVFQSLPDTWAIDQILPIMPVHRLDEQPTRRAVLQDLTCDSDGKVKQYVDQQSIESSMSVHDVEPGKEYLIAVFMVGAYQEILGDMHNLFGDTDSVNVYVRDNGQLEFAGVEEHDTIEDMLRYVHLSPEEILNRYEEKARAADLSSDERNVFFAEFCRGLKQSSYLSV; encoded by the coding sequence ATGGCTTGGACTGTGGCTGATAGCCGGAGCCTGTATGGCATCCGGCATTGGGGGGCGGGCTATTTCGACGTGGGCGACAACGGATGCATCCAGGTGCAGCCCAATGTACGTCAGGCTACACGCATCGATCTGCTGGAATTGAGCCGACAACTGGGGGCCAAGGGGCTGGATCTGCCGCTCTTGGTGCGCTTTCCGGACATCCTGCAAGACCGCGTGACGCGCCTGTGCCGCGCGTTTGACAATGCCATTGCCACGCAAAACTACGGCAATCGCTATACCGCCATTTACCCGATCAAGGTGAACCAGCAAGAAGCGGTGGTGAAAAGCATCATCGCCACCCGCGACGTGTCCATTGGCCTGGAAGCCGGCTCCAAGCCGGAACTGATGGCCGTGCTGGCGCTGGCGCCCAAGGGCGGCACCATCATCTGCAATGGCTACAAGGACCGCGAATTCGTGCGCCTGGCGCTGATCGGCCAGAAGCTGGGCCATCAGGTGTTCATCGTCATCGAAAAAGAATCCGAAGTTGACCTGGCCATTGAAGAAAGCCAGAAGCTGGGCGTGCGCCCGATGCTGGGCATGCGCGTGCGCCTGTCCTCGCTGGCCAGCAGCAAGTGGGCGGATACCGGTGGCGACAAGGGTAAGTTCGGCCTGTCCGCGGCCCAGCTGATTTCCGCTACCGACAAGCTGGCCGCTGCCGGCATGTCCGACTGCGTGCGCTTGATGCACTTCCACATGGGTTCGCAGATTGCCAATATCGGCGACTACCGTGCCGGCTTCCGCGAAGCCGTGCGTTACTTTGCCGAACTGCGTGCGCTGGGCCTGCCGATTGACCACGTCGATGTGGGCGGTGGCTTGGGCGTGGATTACGACGGCACCCACTCGCGCAATGCCAGCTCCATCAACTACGACATGGACGAATACGCCCAGGTCATCGTGTCGATGCTGGCCGAGTTCTGCGACGAAAACGGCATTCCGCATCCGCGTATCCTGTCCGAATCCGGCCGTGCCATGACTGCGCACCACGCGGTGCTGATCATGAATGTGACCGATGTCGAACGCCTGCCGGAAAGCGTGCCGGAAGTGGAAGACCTGTCGGTACTGGCCAAGCCGGTGCGCAAGCTGTTCGAGCTGATGGAGCTGACCGACGAAGAAATGGTGACGGAAATCTATTACCGTGCCAGCCACTATGCGTCCGATGTGTCCGACCTCTACTCCGCCGGCCGCATTTCGCTGAAGGAAAAGGCCATGGCCGAGGACGTGCACGCCACCCTGTGTCGTCGCCTGCACCGCCAGTTGCAAGCCAGCCAGCGTTCGCAGCGCCAGGTGTATGACGAGCTGACCGACAAGCTGGCGGACAAGTATTTCTGCAACTTCTCGGTGTTCCAGAGCCTGCCGGATACCTGGGCCATCGACCAGATCCTGCCCATCATGCCGGTACACCGGCTGGACGAGCAGCCCACCCGTCGCGCCGTGCTGCAGGATTTGACCTGCGATTCGGACGGCAAGGTGAAGCAATATGTCGACCAGCAAAGCATTGAATCGAGCATGTCGGTCCATGATGTCGAACCCGGCAAGGAATACCTGATTGCCGTGTTCATGGTGGGTGCCTACCAGGAAATCCTGGGTGACATGCACAATCTGTTCGGCGATACCGACTCGGTCAACGTTTATGTGCGCGACAACGGCCAGCTGGAATTTGCCGGTGTCGAGGAGCATGACACCATCGAAGACATGCTGCGCTATGTGCACCTGTCGCCGGAGGAAATCCTCAACCGCTACGAAGAAAAAGCCCGTGCGGCCGACCTGTCCAGCGACGAGCGCAATGTGTTCTTTGCCGAGTTCTGCCGTGGTCTGAAGCAGTCGTCCTATCTGTCGGTTTAA
- a CDS encoding APC family permease: protein METKQLERSLTLGSVVLFGLAYMTPIIVLGTFGILAQMTDGMVPASYLVALVAMLFTAYSYGRMAAAFPVAGSAYTYTRKSIHAKLGFLVGWAVLLDYLFLPMAIWLIGAAYLASAFPGIPMAVWVIAFIVFTTLINIVGLKMANTVNYLMMLLQFLVLLAFVALCIHYVAGDASKPLWNLAPFFRGDMKLPMIMAGAAVACYSFLGFDAVSTLTEETRDARHTIPRAIMWITIIGGLIFVVASYFVQLAHPSSQFKSVDDAAFEIAKNIGGDLFASIFLIGLIIGQFASGLSAQASASRLLYAMGRDAVLPQSVFGKLHARFRTPVNNLVICGVVALLALKLDVTTSTSFINFGAFLAFSFVNLSVIAHYYVRQRRRAPRDFFLFLLFPLIGMLADLWLLISLDSRAIMLGLIWLAVGIAYLAKLTGFFRREPPELDFVEAEG from the coding sequence ATGGAAACGAAACAACTGGAGCGCTCGCTGACGCTGGGCTCCGTGGTGCTGTTTGGCCTGGCCTACATGACGCCCATCATCGTGCTGGGTACCTTCGGCATCCTGGCGCAAATGACCGATGGCATGGTCCCCGCCTCATATCTGGTGGCGCTGGTGGCCATGCTGTTTACCGCCTACAGCTATGGCCGCATGGCGGCAGCCTTTCCGGTGGCCGGTTCAGCCTACACCTACACCCGCAAATCCATCCACGCCAAGCTTGGCTTTCTGGTGGGCTGGGCGGTGTTGCTGGACTATCTGTTCCTGCCAATGGCCATCTGGCTGATCGGCGCGGCCTATCTGGCTTCGGCTTTCCCAGGCATTCCGATGGCGGTGTGGGTGATTGCCTTCATCGTGTTCACCACATTGATCAACATCGTCGGGCTGAAGATGGCCAATACCGTCAATTACCTGATGATGCTGCTGCAGTTTCTGGTGCTGCTGGCCTTCGTGGCCCTGTGCATCCACTATGTGGCCGGCGATGCCAGCAAACCCTTGTGGAATCTGGCGCCCTTCTTCCGTGGCGACATGAAGCTGCCAATGATCATGGCTGGCGCCGCCGTGGCCTGTTATTCCTTTCTGGGTTTTGATGCGGTCAGCACGCTTACCGAGGAAACCCGCGATGCACGCCACACCATTCCGCGCGCCATCATGTGGATTACCATCATCGGCGGGCTGATTTTCGTGGTGGCATCCTACTTCGTGCAGCTGGCCCACCCGTCCAGCCAGTTCAAGAGCGTGGATGATGCGGCGTTCGAGATTGCCAAGAATATCGGCGGCGATCTGTTTGCCAGCATTTTCCTGATCGGCCTGATCATCGGCCAGTTTGCCTCCGGCCTGTCGGCACAAGCCAGCGCCTCGCGCCTGCTGTACGCCATGGGCCGCGACGCGGTGCTGCCGCAGTCCGTGTTCGGCAAGCTGCATGCGCGCTTTCGCACTCCGGTGAACAATCTGGTGATCTGCGGCGTAGTGGCCCTGCTGGCGCTGAAGCTGGATGTGACCACCTCCACGTCCTTCATCAACTTTGGTGCTTTCCTGGCGTTCAGCTTCGTCAATCTGTCGGTGATTGCGCACTACTACGTGCGTCAGCGCCGCCGCGCACCGCGTGACTTCTTCCTGTTCCTGCTGTTTCCGCTGATTGGCATGCTGGCCGACCTGTGGCTGCTGATCAGCCTGGATAGCCGCGCCATCATGCTGGGACTGATCTGGCTGGCAGTGGGGATTGCCTATCTGGCCAAGCTCACCGGCTTCTTCCGCCGTGAGCCGCCGGAACTGGACTTTGTCGAAGCAGAAGGCTGA
- a CDS encoding carbon-nitrogen hydrolase family protein, translating to MIVELAQLPGVDGDIPANTASALQAIARCGPDTRLLVFPETYLSGFPTADNIAALAQPIDGPAISTIQQAARDKNISVAIGFAEAHEGRFYNTTALLTPHGVAMAYRKTHLWASDHGIFTPGDALLSCEWEGLRVGILICYDIEFPETARALAQQEVDLLIVTNGNMDPYGPVHRTAITARAMENQLFAVMTNRCGSGDGLQFAGESAVINPFGQVVASCGRDPQQLRVALDLNQLAASRRDYRYLHDRRIALVGEVSNGENGQRSFRIRH from the coding sequence ATGATTGTAGAACTGGCCCAACTGCCTGGCGTGGATGGCGACATCCCGGCCAACACCGCCAGCGCCCTGCAGGCCATCGCCCGTTGCGGGCCGGATACCCGCCTGCTGGTATTCCCGGAAACCTATCTCAGCGGTTTTCCCACTGCAGACAATATCGCCGCCCTGGCCCAGCCCATTGACGGCCCGGCCATCAGCACCATCCAGCAGGCGGCGCGCGACAAAAACATCAGTGTGGCCATCGGCTTTGCCGAGGCACATGAGGGCCGCTTTTACAATACCACCGCCCTGCTCACCCCACACGGCGTGGCCATGGCTTACCGCAAAACGCATCTGTGGGCATCCGACCACGGCATCTTCACCCCCGGTGATGCACTGCTGAGCTGCGAGTGGGAAGGCCTGCGCGTGGGCATCCTCATCTGTTACGACATCGAGTTTCCGGAAACCGCCCGCGCCCTGGCGCAGCAAGAGGTGGACCTGCTGATTGTCACCAACGGCAATATGGACCCGTACGGCCCGGTACATCGCACCGCAATCACCGCGCGCGCCATGGAAAACCAGCTGTTTGCCGTGATGACCAACCGCTGCGGCAGTGGTGATGGCCTGCAATTTGCCGGTGAAAGCGCGGTGATCAACCCCTTTGGCCAAGTGGTGGCCAGCTGCGGACGCGACCCGCAGCAGCTACGTGTGGCGCTGGATTTGAACCAGTTGGCCGCCAGCCGTCGCGATTACCGCTATCTGCACGACCGGCGCATTGCCCTAGTCGGGGAGGTGAGCAACGGCGAAAACGGCCAGCGCAGCTTCCGCATCCGGCACTAG
- a CDS encoding helix-turn-helix transcriptional regulator, with the protein MALEIQDIAWHRTVGRLIDQLDKPVFWPSLLGVLADYVAFDSWVVLLFYPDRPPTVLAEQAMADGGVDTLFQDYLQGLYRLDPFYVASLEYRHAGLLRLDEVAPDRFPFTDYYQRYFRLNIVEDEVQFNLPGEDGSTLCLSLGAGQRFSPEQMATLSLLQPWVLALMRQRLHFEQLAASKPTVAAPQAAPVGLEGQGLTLRENEVAQLMLGGHSSKAIAQRLQISVETVRVHKKHLYSKLGINSQSELFSVFLRASRA; encoded by the coding sequence GTGGCCTTGGAAATACAGGATATCGCCTGGCATCGCACGGTGGGGCGTTTGATTGATCAGCTGGACAAACCGGTGTTCTGGCCGTCCCTGCTGGGGGTGCTGGCCGATTATGTGGCCTTTGACAGCTGGGTGGTGCTGCTGTTTTACCCGGATCGCCCGCCCACGGTGCTGGCCGAGCAGGCCATGGCCGATGGCGGGGTGGATACGCTGTTTCAGGACTACCTGCAAGGCCTGTACCGGCTGGACCCGTTTTATGTCGCCAGCCTGGAGTACCGCCATGCCGGGCTGCTGCGGCTGGACGAGGTGGCACCGGACCGTTTTCCGTTTACCGATTACTACCAGCGCTACTTCCGCCTGAATATTGTCGAGGACGAGGTGCAGTTCAATCTGCCCGGTGAGGATGGCAGTACCTTGTGCCTGTCGCTGGGGGCGGGGCAGCGTTTCAGCCCGGAGCAGATGGCCACGCTCAGCCTGTTGCAGCCCTGGGTACTGGCCCTGATGCGCCAGCGCCTGCATTTCGAGCAACTGGCGGCCAGCAAGCCTACTGTGGCCGCCCCGCAGGCAGCCCCGGTCGGGCTGGAGGGGCAGGGCCTCACCCTGCGCGAGAACGAGGTGGCGCAGTTGATGCTGGGCGGTCATTCCAGCAAGGCGATTGCCCAGCGTCTGCAGATATCGGTGGAAACCGTGCGTGTACACAAGAAACACCTGTACAGCAAGCTGGGCATCAATTCGCAATCCGAGCTGTTTTCGGTATTCCTACGCGCCAGCCGGGCGTGA
- the mnmA gene encoding tRNA 2-thiouridine(34) synthase MnmA, with product MSGGVDSSVTAWLLKQQGHEVIGVFMQNWEDDNDDEYCSIKQDALDAMSVADIVGIDMEIVNFAKEYKDRVFSYFLKEYSAGRTPNPDVLCNAEIKFKAFLDYALELGADCIATGHYARKMEKDGLHYLMKAVDHTKDQSYFLYRLQQHQLAKSIFPLGDIRKTEVRKLAEEAGLPTAAKKDSTGICFIGERPFREFLQRYLPTQPGQMVTAEGKVVGEHMGLMYYTLGQRKGLTIGGSKDGSGEPWFVAGKDIPGNKLIVVQGHDHPLLLKPTLAMSDLSWTLNGAPAAGEYAAKNRYRMADAACSLSPVVDGQATLTFREKQWAVTPGQSAVLYDGDICLGGGIIQ from the coding sequence ATGTCCGGCGGTGTGGATTCGTCGGTAACCGCCTGGCTGCTCAAGCAACAGGGCCATGAAGTCATCGGCGTGTTCATGCAGAACTGGGAAGACGACAACGACGACGAATATTGCTCCATCAAGCAGGATGCACTGGATGCCATGAGCGTGGCCGACATCGTCGGCATCGACATGGAAATCGTCAATTTCGCCAAGGAATACAAGGACCGCGTGTTCTCGTACTTCCTCAAGGAATACTCGGCTGGCCGCACCCCCAATCCGGATGTGCTGTGCAATGCCGAAATCAAGTTCAAGGCCTTTCTGGACTACGCGCTGGAGCTGGGTGCCGACTGCATCGCCACCGGCCACTACGCGCGCAAGATGGAAAAGGACGGCCTGCACTACCTGATGAAGGCGGTGGACCACACCAAGGACCAAAGCTACTTCCTGTACCGCCTGCAGCAACACCAGCTGGCCAAGTCCATCTTCCCGCTGGGTGACATCCGCAAAACCGAAGTACGCAAGCTGGCTGAGGAAGCCGGCCTGCCGACTGCTGCCAAGAAGGACTCCACCGGCATCTGCTTTATCGGCGAGCGTCCGTTCCGTGAGTTCCTGCAACGTTATCTGCCCACCCAGCCGGGCCAGATGGTGACAGCTGAGGGCAAGGTGGTGGGCGAGCACATGGGCCTGATGTACTACACGCTGGGCCAGCGCAAGGGCCTGACCATTGGTGGCAGCAAGGATGGCAGTGGCGAGCCGTGGTTTGTTGCCGGCAAGGATATTCCGGGCAACAAACTGATCGTGGTGCAGGGGCATGATCACCCGCTGCTGCTCAAGCCCACGCTGGCGATGAGCGATTTGTCCTGGACGCTGAACGGCGCACCAGCAGCCGGCGAATACGCGGCCAAGAACCGCTATCGCATGGCCGATGCCGCCTGCTCGCTGTCGCCGGTAGTGGATGGCCAGGCCACCCTCACCTTCCGCGAAAAGCAGTGGGCGGTGACGCCGGGCCAGTCTGCCGTGCTGTACGACGGTGATATCTGTCTGGGTGGCGGCATCATCCAGTAA
- a CDS encoding NUDIX hydrolase, producing the protein MQWKPNTTVATIVECDGRYLMVEEETEQGLRFNQPAGHLEHGETLFAAALRETREETGWEVELQHLVGIYMVDKPDSDITWLRFAFAARAVQHHPTEKLDAGIVSAHWLTYDEIAARLSQHRSPVVMQCLDDYRLGQRFALDLIHHQP; encoded by the coding sequence ATGCAATGGAAGCCAAATACCACAGTAGCCACCATCGTAGAGTGTGATGGCCGCTACCTGATGGTGGAAGAAGAAACCGAGCAGGGCCTGCGTTTCAATCAACCAGCCGGTCATCTGGAACACGGTGAAACCCTGTTTGCCGCCGCCCTGCGCGAGACGCGCGAGGAAACCGGCTGGGAGGTGGAATTACAACACCTGGTGGGCATCTACATGGTGGACAAGCCGGATAGTGACATTACCTGGCTGCGTTTTGCCTTTGCCGCGCGTGCGGTGCAACATCACCCGACAGAAAAACTTGATGCAGGGATTGTCAGCGCGCACTGGCTTACTTACGATGAAATCGCCGCCCGCCTGTCGCAACACCGCAGCCCGGTTGTCATGCAATGCCTGGATGACTACCGGCTGGGACAACGTTTTGCCCTGGACCTGATTCACCATCAACCCTGA
- a CDS encoding (2Fe-2S)-binding protein — protein sequence MYVCLCNAVTDSQIRQAVEDGATRMCDLRAELGVAAECGKCACCANQLRKETLQQMEACHPGRAAA from the coding sequence ATGTATGTCTGCTTGTGCAATGCGGTAACCGACAGCCAGATCCGTCAGGCGGTGGAAGACGGTGCCACGCGCATGTGTGACCTGCGGGCGGAACTGGGTGTGGCTGCCGAATGCGGCAAATGCGCCTGCTGTGCCAACCAGCTGCGCAAGGAAACGCTGCAGCAGATGGAAGCGTGTCATCCGGGGCGTGCCGCCGCCTGA
- a CDS encoding YdgA family protein: MLPKRRLIIAGATLGGLLVFNGAAAFWAGMKAEDTLEEQHKMLASLPLFKVKSHSYDRGWFSSTETTELEFNRRLSGPYENMLPDNFKPLLNSTIKFTHHIKHGPFPGLSSLDFRPARALVTTEFAMSDATRKTLKTFFGDKDPITVTNRLGFGGGGELNVNVPSFDYEEALSGVKMKWKGFDLKLDYASGYKEYKTEANSPGFLLEASSKGSLAFDGVRYVSDIRPGVTGIKLGTSELTVGNVQLNWKDSVPYSIKLNELVYLMTRMRVGEFINPSGEFKPSAVSLKNFRYQIVSSEQDEFINTRGKLDFAEFNYNDQHYGPMRLDVSANHLHGPTLLKLDQAISQIPFEGVDPAVLRKQYIDTIKHTGIPLLTNNPKLVINDFYLKMPSGETTLQGSLGLNGLQEADLNNSTAFLKRFEVEAKLSLPRKTLENLVVAQARTLFMVDQSAEVQPNMGEVEDLARNLLDSQLTQWKDEKYINEDKGQISTQLNYKNGNLAINSKKVGLPWEEQEDPAPDASAPAAKVQASAGK, translated from the coding sequence GTGTTGCCAAAACGACGTCTGATTATTGCGGGAGCCACTCTGGGTGGCCTGTTGGTGTTCAACGGTGCGGCGGCCTTCTGGGCCGGCATGAAAGCCGAGGACACGCTGGAAGAACAGCACAAGATGCTGGCCAGCCTGCCGCTGTTCAAGGTGAAGTCCCACAGCTACGACCGCGGCTGGTTCTCCTCCACCGAGACCACCGAACTGGAGTTCAACCGCCGCCTGTCCGGGCCGTATGAAAACATGCTGCCGGACAACTTCAAGCCGCTGCTGAACTCCACCATCAAGTTCACCCACCACATCAAGCATGGCCCCTTCCCCGGCCTGTCCAGCCTGGACTTCCGTCCTGCGCGCGCGCTGGTCACCACGGAATTTGCCATGAGTGATGCCACCCGCAAGACGCTCAAGACCTTCTTTGGCGACAAGGACCCGATCACCGTCACCAACCGCTTGGGCTTTGGCGGCGGTGGCGAGCTGAATGTCAACGTGCCCTCCTTCGACTACGAAGAAGCACTGTCCGGCGTGAAGATGAAATGGAAAGGCTTCGACCTGAAGCTGGACTACGCCTCCGGCTACAAGGAATACAAGACCGAGGCCAACTCGCCCGGCTTCCTGCTGGAAGCCTCCAGCAAGGGCAGCCTGGCCTTTGACGGCGTGCGCTATGTGTCCGACATCCGCCCCGGCGTCACCGGCATCAAGCTGGGCACCAGCGAGCTGACCGTGGGCAATGTGCAGCTCAACTGGAAGGATAGCGTTCCTTACAGCATCAAGCTGAACGAACTGGTTTACCTGATGACGCGCATGCGCGTGGGTGAGTTCATCAACCCGTCTGGTGAATTCAAGCCGTCGGCGGTGTCGCTGAAGAACTTCCGCTACCAGATTGTCAGCAGCGAACAGGATGAATTCATCAATACCCGCGGCAAGCTGGATTTTGCCGAATTCAACTACAACGATCAGCACTATGGCCCGATGCGGCTGGATGTGTCGGCCAATCACCTGCACGGCCCCACCTTGCTGAAGCTGGATCAGGCCATCAGCCAGATTCCGTTCGAAGGCGTGGATCCGGCAGTATTGCGCAAGCAGTACATCGACACCATCAAGCACACCGGCATTCCGCTGCTGACCAACAATCCCAAGCTGGTGATCAACGACTTCTACCTGAAGATGCCCAGTGGCGAAACCACGCTGCAAGGCAGCCTGGGGCTCAATGGCCTGCAGGAAGCCGACTTGAACAACTCCACCGCCTTCCTCAAGCGCTTTGAAGTGGAAGCCAAGCTGAGCTTGCCGCGCAAGACCCTGGAAAACCTGGTGGTGGCACAGGCACGCACCCTGTTCATGGTGGACCAGAGCGCAGAAGTGCAGCCCAATATGGGTGAAGTGGAAGACCTGGCGCGCAATCTGCTGGACAGCCAACTGACGCAGTGGAAAGACGAGAAATACATCAACGAGGACAAGGGGCAGATTTCCACCCAGCTCAATTACAAGAACGGCAACCTGGCCATCAACAGCAAGAAGGTTGGCCTGCCGTGGGAAGAGCAGGAAGACCCGGCACCCGATGCCTCGGCCCCCGCCGCCAAGGTGCAGGCCAGTGCCGGCAAGTAG